The DNA sequence ATTTCAAATGCTTATCTTTTGTTGACAAATATTCGCCTCAGTAATCCGAAAATGTTTCGAATGCCGCATATATGGATTTAATTCTGCGTTAAACACCAAAGGCGGCGTTGTCCAGTTTACCATTAAATGCTATAGCTTAACACTCGTGTATGAGTCATAAACGCCACATGCTAGAAAATAATAACGTGCAGATCACCAGGCACTATAGACTCGTATAAGTTGCCTTAAGCCTCCTAGTGAACAAAAATATTGTTTGtacattaatatataaatatatgaaatCAGACGGCTTGACTTATTCTGTGGTCAACATCTGGAGACTATTACTACCGACCCTCGGACGGGGAGGCAGCGTTGAAGTCTCCCTGCGGCAACTCAGCAGTTACTCAACTGCAGGTCTCAGGAATTACGTAGTTTGCTCTGTTTTACTCACAACCACGCGCACCCATTGCATCCCCGCCTGCACACAcgctctaccacacacacacacacatgcaccgcAATACGTATCAAGTAAGACACGGAAAATTAATAAAAGCAAAACAAGGAGAAGCAATAAACACAAGAAAGAGTTTTACTTGGAAATCTTTACATCTGATCTCTTTCAAAGAGTTCAGCCCCTAGGAGAAGCTATACAATTAAGCCTTAAATCGTGTGTTGACGAACTAGATTAGGTGAGCAAAACAAAAGGTTCATCCGTTCATCCCTCTCCCTCCAGCAACAAACGGAACAGGTTTAAAAAATCAAACCACTTGCcctattaaaaaaataaagaaaaaaaacctGCTTAGGAATTTTACAAATCAGTACTATTGCACAAAGTTTTACTTACTATTTAGTCATGGCAATAAGTTTGAAATAGAGTAAATCCTGTACTCTGGCAAATAAGTGCCTAGCAGAATGTTAAATTGTTCGCTAAGCGGCATGTTAAGTGAGCCCGCTGAACAGAGCACTCATGGCCTATAGATTCACGCTAAAACTACACTCTATTGACGGATGCTGAATGCAAGCAATTCAGTTAAGATATCAGGAAGCTGCTGAACATGGCCTTTCAGATGAGAGGACACAAATCCTCAGTTAAGAAACATAAAATATACACAAAGTGATTTGTAGAGTCGaataaaattacaaaatatatCAACAAAATTCTCTAAATATATTAAGCAAACAATCTATACACAAAGAAAGAAATATAAAACAGATTGAGAAAATagagaggagaaagagtgagaaggagagagagaagaaagacagagagagagagagagagagagaggagaaagagtgagaacgAGAAAGAAAAAAAGTGAGAAAGagggagaagaaagagagaggagaaagaatgagaaagagagagagagaggagaaagagagagagagaggacaaagTGTTAgcgagaaaaaagagaaagagagagacagaaaaccACAGAGATGTAAAATATCCAAGAGAGCCTCAGCTTATTACgtagtaaaaaaaaaagagatggacAAGTGAGAAATACAGAGGTGAGAAAGAGAAATACTTACATACGAAATTGAGTTTGGAGTGCGAGAAAGTGAATAAGGCAAACATAATGTAGATATGAGAAATTGagagaaaacaaaaatgaaaCATTAAAATTGAGAATTATATTAAAATATGGCTGAGATTATGAAGCATAACAAAATATGAATGTTGGCAGAGATAGACAGGAAGACtaggagacagagagtgagagttgGGCAGAGAGTGAGAGTTGGCCAAAGAGTGAGAGTTGGCCAAAGAGTGAGAGTTGGCCAAAGAGTGAGAGTTGGCCAGAGAGTGAGAGTTGGCCAAAGAGTGAGAGTTGGGCAGAGAGTGAGAGTTGGCCAAAGAGTGAGAattggggagagagtgagagttggCCAGAGAGTGAGAGTTGGCCAAAGAGTGAGAGTTGGGCAGAGAGTGAGAGTCTGCCAGAGAGTGAGAGTTGGCCAAAGAGTGAGAattggggagagagtgagagttggCCAGAGAGTGAGAGTTGGCCAAAGAGTGAGAGTTGGGCAGAGAGTGAGAGTTGGGCAGAGAGTGAGAGTCTGGCAGAGAGTGAGAGTCTGGCAGAGAGTGAGAGTCTGGGAGAGAGCGAGAGTTGGGCAGAGAGCGAGAGTTGGGCAGAGAGCGAGAGTTGGGCAGAGAGCGAGAGTTGGGCAGAGAGCGAGAGTTGGGCAGAGAGCGAGAGTTGGGCAGAGAGCGAGAGTTGGGCAGAGAGCGAGAGTTGGGCAGAGAGTGAGAGTTGGGCAGAGAGCGAGAGTTGGCCAGAGAGTGAGAGTTGGCCAGAGAGTGAGAGTTGGCCAAAGAGTGAGAGTTGGCCAAAGAGTGAGAGTTGGCCAAAGAGTGAGAGTTGGCCAAAGAGTGAGAGTTGGGCAGAGAGTGAGAGTCTGCCAGAGAGTGAGAGTTGGGCAGAGAGCGAGAGTTGGGCAGAGAGTGAGAGTTGGGCAGAGAGTGAGACTTGGGCAGAGAGTGAGACTTGGGCAGAGAGTGAGACTTGGGCAAAGAGTGAGACTTGGGCAGAGAGTGAGACTTGGGCAAAGAGTGAGACTTGGGCAGAGAGTGAGACTTGGGCAGAGAGTGAGACTtgggcagagagtgagaattgagCAGAGAGTGAGAGCTAGGCAGAGAGAAAGATATAtacactaacatatatatatatatatatatatatatatatatatatatatatatatatatatatatatatatatatatatatatatagaagcagAGAGAAACAGACATCAGAgagaatatttttttaattaatacattaggtacatctgcattagtgcaactACCCAAGACTATATAAAGGGGAGTACAGTGCATCAAAAAGCTAGCAACGTgacgctaaaaaaaaaaatccccatcacacaagtTAGTCATACAAATACACGTGAGAACATACGACGAACATCGACAGCAGTCTACGGGATTCCACTGCCAAAGTTCGCACCGTCGCCCCTTTGGAAATGATCTCTGCGAGAGGTTATCCCTCTCTCGCATGCACACCCCCTGTGGTAGGCGTGGCGTCTGCTCTGCGGGCGTCAGGGGGCGGAGACACATAAAGCGTATCAGGTATCCAAGGATGCTGCCAACTAAACCACGCCACACCACCGCCAAACCTGTTTTATCCTGGCATAAAAAGTCACTCTGCTGAGATTCCCAGGATCTCTCCAAGAGCCAAAAGCCACAGTGCTAGTTGCTCAACTGGCTTATCGTCGCTATTTTATTACTGTTATGTCTGCTTCTCTTTTTATTATTGCCCTTTGTGCTTTATATACACGTTCTAAGGTCATTGTAGTCGATGATTCTGTAATATTTCTGTTATATTATCAACTTCGCAGTAAATCTGACGTTCGAATCGAAGAATTATTTTTCATGAGAGTGACTTTCCTTGGGATTTTAATAGTGTTTTTTGAACATACTATTCAAAATAAATTCGATTTCGTACTACGTTTAGGTGCGTACTACGATTTTTTTCTTGGAAGGAGTAGAGGGATGTTGAAGTATATCACATCTTAGATGCAAGTGTCACCAAAGTGGCTAACGGTATGAGCATTGGCACTGACAACATAGAGTGCTCGACACCAGTTGACACAGGTTACTGCCACTTCTTTTATCACGTTGTCAGTTGTCACAGTGTGTCTTGTCATCATGTAGCCAGCTGTCACAGTAACTCACCATCTCACACTCGACTGTACGGGTAATTGGAGATTATCTCACAATCTCGCCGTGTACGCAATTCTCGCTGTACAACTTTTCTTCTCACTAAATACATGACAAGTTTAACGCAATGGACTAGCGAGAAAAATGCAGTGGGGAAAGTACACTGTACAATCGTAGCTATGTTGATCCTTCCTTGGACTATATTCTTAAACTTCTGATGCGATAACTTTGTGATTGTTTTATATTATTGAAATGCAAAGGATCTTTGTGAATTCAAAGAGCTTTACTCTCTGAGTAAATGATCTTTGTGTTAGTAGATAATTATTTGtctaacatatatataaaaaagacAATGTAACTTCGGTAATCTATAACAATTGTTGAAAACTCGATTATAAAAAAAATACCGTTTTCTGCGACAAATTTCCCTATTTGTTGACTTATAAAATGTACAGATAATGCACCCGTGAATTTATAGACGTAATCCGATCATTTGTATCATTCAAGTGATATTATTAGTGTGCCTTTTAGTCCAGTGTTGCGCATTGTGTTCGCGAACAATGTGGGGAATCACGGGTCATTGTTGGAGTTGTCTGTTGATcccgaggatggggggggggcctgacggctgagtggacagcgcttggggggtCGTAATCCTAAGGGACCTGGTTTGACTCCCGGtcgaggcgaaaacaaatggatgTATGCAAAGTTTATGCGTGAGTGTGCAACGCGCACACTCACGCATAAACTTACAAACACACGCTTAAAAGCACAAATATacgctcatacacacacacacacacactaggaaccaCGGAACGACGGATCGGATAGAAACTAGCGACGCACTGGAGTCGCAGCAACGTAAGAAAGAAGTTTTCCGTCAATAGTTTTCAGAGCGTTAtgacagtactgggaagacgggaatccacgagcatagctctcattctaGAACTACAACTAGGTAATTACGCCAGTAattacacactcacacgcacgcgCATGTCTCTTATGAGAGACAATGAGGAAAATGCGAGCCTTCTTAATTTGAAAGAAAGTAGGACGAAGAGTAAACACGTGGAAGCTGAAAATGCAAATTAGTGtgaagaaatataaggaaatactcgtGTCCTGTATTGATGATCAAGAAGGGGGAATACACAGAAAGGTGAAGtcttagaagccacctccatccacagttTTTAAGGCTAGAtccgagaaagctgtagtaggcgggGGTATAAAGTAGTGATAGGTAAGTACTACACACAACACTTGAGAAAGAAAACGGGCGGATGGAGGCGGTAGGTTTGTACCTGAAGCAGCGCCTCTGGCAGGGACCCACTACCGTCAACACCACGCCCACGGTGTGGGACTTCCGCTACTACCCAttggctaccaccaccacccttccgtACCACCCTCACTGCCgccggtaccaccaccaccataatatcaccaccaccattattactaccaccaccataactatcCTATAACCATTCTCCCCCAGCGGAGAAACCAGAGGTATAGAGGATCTCACAACCACACAAGCAAGAAGACATTTTCCTAGACCATTAGAGACCATTTAATTTTGTTTCGCATAAAAATCTGATGCAAAAAAGTGGAGAGAGAGAAACTGCTTTTTACTCCTCCTAAGTTATATAAATGTCATCCCTGCGAAAATGAGTAAATTATTATCAGTGTTTAATCAATGTTTGAAGACGATCTAAAACAATTGTTGAATTGAAGACTCTCGGACTAAGTAACGAATCTAAGAGAAGTTGGCAACTAGATTGACGGCAACAGGAGTGAGATAATGAAgatagaggcgatgggtcacaataacgtggctaaagtatgttgaccagaccacacactagaaggcgaagggacgacgacgtttcggtccgtcctagctggaccattctcaagtcgattgtcgacttgagaatggtccaggacggaccgaaacgtggtcgtcccttcaccttctagtgtgtggtctggtcaacaatgaaGATGGAGACGGGAAAATATGCACGAGAAGCAATCTGCACCATAAGGCAAGGGGGGAATAACACGGTTCAgaaaggaaataaataaatagaaacTGTATATAATTCCAGCACTAACTCCTGAGGCATATTTCAAACCGGATACCATCGCCAGCATATGGGAAGCTGGCATACATTAACACCTGATTTTAAAAGCTAAAACTGGGGACTCTTTCAAGACCATCTGCACGTCACCAGCATGCAATCAGCACCTAGACCACAAAGCCAAAACTGAAAGATGACAGATGTTTGCAACTAGACAGCTGTATGAATTAAAGAGACGAGATGTCAAATTTACCGAGTCAAAGAACCTCAGAACAGAGTCAAGGCCAAGAGGATATGATTACTATATATCAAATACTGAGGTAGGCGTGTCATAAAGTGCTAGATCTCACTTCCTCTGGCACTAATAGTTAAGCACTAATATGTAACCAGCGTTGTCATCACTAATCTACCACCATCAGCTTAACACCACAATCAACGCAGTACTATTTCTAcgacccttctaccaccaccaccactactatgaccccctctaccaccaccactacagcccctctaccaccaccaccaatacgacCCACTCTACAACTACAACCATTACGACccctctacaaccaccaccaccactgctacgacCCCTgtgtaccaccacaaccacatcgTCACCAGTACCACCTtctgttcctcctccaccaccataatcactacCTTGACACAACCACCCTtgaatcaccactaccaccttgACACTATCACCACCCCGTACCCCACCTCCGCCACCTCCACCTACAGGTCCGTGTCATTGACAAATATTCAGAGTAAAGTGCTGGAGAAAGTAATTAGGTCGAGAATGATGGAGCATCTTGAGAGACTTGACTATGTGACTAAAAAGGCAAGCGTGGTTTAAGAAAAGGAAAATCCTGCCTGTCAAATATAATTGAGTTGTATGACAAGGTTACTAAAACAGGaaaaagaaggttaggtagactgTATACTTTTATATTGTCAACAAACATTTGCTACTGTTCCTCGTGAGAGACTGGTGTACAGGATGAGGAAGCAGTCTGGGGATAACTGGTGAAACAATAAACTGGGTGAGGGACTATGCTAAGGCAGAATGGAAAGGGTCTCAGTCAGAGAAAAGGTTTTAAACTTTAGGAATATAACAAGTGAGGTCccacaaggctcggtcctgggaccactgctgttcctaatttatgtgaGCAACCTACCCGAGGGAATGAGCTCGTATTCGTCAATATCTGCATGTGATACAAAGCTGATGAGGACTGTAAAAACAAAGGAGAACTGCAGGAAGTTTACAAGAGGACTTTGACAAACTCCAGGAATGGTCAGACAAAAGGTTGCTGGAATTCAGTCCcaacaaatgtaaggtaatgaaaatgggaaaggggagggaggacaccaGAAGGCATCTACACCATAAGAGGAAGACAACTTCAGAAATCGGAAAGCGAAACAGATTTAGGAGTGAACTTAATTCCAACACTACCAACAGAGGCAAGATAACCTTGGTAGCAGACAGAACGCTGCCATGTACAAGAACATTGTTAAGATACCTAAATCAAGACTTCCTGAAGGTAATCCACACAATGTTTAGCCAGTTCATTGCTGCCACATATGCAACACGGATCATACAGAACCACACATTACTCCGTTAGGTAAGCTGCCCTGTATCACAACTACCCGTTCCACCTccatccccacaccacctccacctttgAACCACCATCACCCCTTCTACTCCACTACCACCCCTGTATCACGATCCTACGGATCCTGATACGATCCTACGGAACACGATGGGGGATCCTACCATCCtctgtgcctccaccaccaccaccttgacaCAACTACTACCCCTGTACCACCCTCGTTACCTCCTTTGATTCACCACCACCCTCGATATGTTTTTCCAAAACTTTATTAAATGtattcattatttatttattctttatTAATTCCTTCTTAGTAGTATAATACATAGTTTTGAATTCCATATAGTTAATCAAATAATACAATTTAGACATAAATCATTAACTCATTGCCGAAACTATTTTCACTACAAACCGCCTTCATCACATTAATCTTCTACTTTAATCTTTATTCATCTACTTTTATATGGTAATACTAATAATCTTCTAAGTTAAAAAGAGTTAAAAGACTAATAGTCTTTTTAGTTAACCATTCATTGAATAAATTTACAAATCCCATCTATTCTAATAATTTATTGAACTGTGATTCATACTCATTTTGAAATAAGTTACTGTTTTAATTATGTAAGTGATCGTTTTAAGCTGACACTGCTATGTGCAATATCCATTTATATTTTCGAACCTCAAAAAGCATTTAAGAAAACTTCCTGATTATTTGTTTGACATAAGTATTATTATTTTGCGGAATATGTGTTTACACAtcaacaaaaataattaaaatgtaGTAAAGTGCCGGAACCTGAAAACCCACAAATAGAAAAGGGACATAACGTCAAGTTTGCAAACCGCAATGATTTTTCTAGGCATCAATTTTTTGGCCTTAGGGAATTTATACGCCAAAATATGATTTACTATTCGTTCGGACGGATTGATCCGAGACAGTCGGCAACAGTAACAATGTAGTGTAGCTTGACCTTAGTAAGGCCTGCAACACTGAGAGAAGCTGATCTGTAAGGTCAAAGGTCACGTGATTGAAGAGGGGAAGGAAACTGTCAGGAGAAACCTGTCAAGCTATTGCGGCTATATAGAACTTTGGCAGGTGTCAGGATAACAAGTAACAGCCCCgccctcctgtgccaggtaattccacgacgggctcaccatagcccgtgctacttggaactttttattccgagtagctgaatctatgacAACAAACATCA is a window from the Procambarus clarkii isolate CNS0578487 chromosome 48, FALCON_Pclarkii_2.0, whole genome shotgun sequence genome containing:
- the LOC138351101 gene encoding uro-adherence factor A-like; amino-acid sequence: MESESWPESESWPKSESWAESESWPKSENWGESESWPESESWPKSESWAESESLPESESWPKSENWGESESWPESESWPKSESWAESESWAESESLAESESLAESESLGESESWAESESWAESESWAESESWAESESWAESESWAESESWAESESWAESESWAESESWPESESWPESESWPKSESWPKSESWPKSESWPKSESWAESESLPESESWAESESWAESESWAESETWAESETWAESETWAKSETWAESETWAKSETWAESETWAESETWAESEN